The genomic DNA CCTTGTCGGGGTCGCAATCATCTTTGTGATGCAGCGTTTTTTCGGAAAACAATTTTATTTGCATCGCTTCTACCGGGTCGTCAAGTTAATCCTGATTTTCATTTCCGAGCTGCTCCAGTCGGCTTTTGTCGTAATGAAACATATTATCAGTCCAAAAATAGATATCAAGCCGGGGATTTTCACTTACAAAACTGCCCTGAAAAGCGATTGGGAAGTAACCACGCTGGCGCTGCTGCTCACGCTTACTCCAGGTTCGGTCGTTATGGAGGTTTCACCCGAAGGAGATACGTTCTATATCCATGCACTCGATATTGAGCGCTACAAAAACGATTTAATCCGTTCTTTAGGCCGGTTTGAAAAAGCAATCATGGAGGTGACTC from Paenibacillus woosongensis includes the following:
- a CDS encoding Na+/H+ antiporter subunit E, which translates into the protein MPAQFLLNLFIAFLWMVLNDEDELRFTTFFAGFLVGVAIIFVMQRFFGKQFYLHRFYRVVKLILIFISELLQSAFVVMKHIISPKIDIKPGIFTYKTALKSDWEVTTLALLLTLTPGSVVMEVSPEGDTFYIHALDIERYKNDLIRSLGRFEKAIMEVTR